From the genome of Desulfobaculum xiamenense, one region includes:
- a CDS encoding ATP-binding protein, with the protein MRDDRLLFPGGQGGEPLVFAREDDAAVADRERWKLLVVDDEREVHALTRLVLGDFLFDGVGLEFLHAYSAAEARGVLEQNGDVAVILLDVVMETPDAGLVLTQWIREELGNPFVRIVLRTGQPGEAPEKRVLLEYEINDYKYKTELTDERLFASLTTAVRSYRHLRELERSRAELEVERDRAESARLARDQFLANMSHELRTPLNGILGLTNLLMEKMVAGEDMEYCRMIRKSGEGLLAILNNALEMSSIREGTLVLEERPFRLRTEIARTMDVMQIQAGWKSLELHWNVDPRVPERLIGDAARLRQILVNMLVNAIRFTERGAVTLSVFLLDENFAATIGDRTPSPRDEDEIALFFVVSDTGIGIPADRLESIFEPFSLGEDYMTKRLSGAGLGLAISRDIIQRMNGCIWVESEPTEGSQFYFSLCFRVAEPMAG; encoded by the coding sequence ATGAGGGATGACAGGCTTCTTTTCCCCGGCGGGCAGGGGGGCGAACCATTGGTCTTCGCCCGCGAGGATGATGCGGCCGTCGCCGACCGGGAGCGGTGGAAGCTGCTGGTCGTGGACGACGAGCGTGAGGTCCATGCGCTGACGCGGCTGGTGCTCGGCGATTTCCTGTTCGATGGCGTGGGGCTTGAATTCCTGCATGCCTATTCTGCGGCCGAGGCGCGCGGGGTGCTCGAACAGAATGGCGACGTGGCCGTTATCCTGCTCGACGTGGTGATGGAGACCCCGGACGCCGGACTGGTGCTGACGCAGTGGATACGCGAGGAGCTGGGCAATCCCTTCGTGCGCATCGTGCTGCGGACCGGGCAGCCCGGCGAGGCCCCGGAGAAGCGAGTGCTCCTCGAATACGAGATCAACGACTACAAGTACAAGACGGAACTGACCGACGAACGCCTCTTCGCGTCTCTGACCACGGCGGTGCGCTCGTATCGGCATCTGCGTGAATTGGAGCGGAGCAGAGCGGAGCTGGAGGTCGAGCGCGATAGGGCCGAGTCCGCCCGTCTGGCTCGCGACCAGTTCCTCGCGAACATGAGTCACGAATTGCGCACGCCTTTGAACGGCATCCTCGGGCTGACGAATCTCCTTATGGAAAAGATGGTGGCGGGCGAGGACATGGAATACTGCCGGATGATCCGCAAGTCCGGCGAGGGCCTGTTGGCCATTCTCAATAACGCCCTTGAGATGTCGAGCATCCGCGAGGGGACGTTGGTCCTTGAGGAGCGCCCGTTCCGCTTGCGCACCGAGATAGCGCGAACCATGGACGTGATGCAGATTCAGGCGGGCTGGAAGAGCCTCGAACTGCACTGGAATGTCGATCCGAGGGTTCCCGAGCGCCTTATCGGCGATGCTGCGCGACTCAGGCAGATTCTCGTCAACATGCTCGTCAACGCCATCCGGTTCACGGAGCGCGGTGCGGTGACGCTGTCGGTTTTCCTGCTGGACGAGAATTTCGCGGCGACCATCGGCGACAGGACGCCATCCCCTCGCGATGAGGACGAGATAGCCCTGTTTTTCGTGGTCAGCGATACGGGGATAGGGATTCCGGCTGACAGGCTCGAATCTATCTTCGAGCCGTTCTCCCTCGGGGAGGATTACATGACCAAGAGGCTGTCGGGCGCTGGATTGGGACTGGCCATTTCCCGCGACATCATCCAGCGCATGAACGGGTGCATCTGGGTCGAGAGCGAACCCACGGAAGGCAGTCAGTTCTATTTTTCCCTGTGCTTCAGGGTAGCGGAACCGATGGCCGGGTGA